Proteins co-encoded in one Campylobacter concisus genomic window:
- a CDS encoding thioesterase: MAEENIYDTKDESQIILPEDENPLRNEIKTAPLTKLNFSGTAFLLEKNHAKTRFFTTDDMVCDTEGLIHSGFIFMGANHAALLAINEEFCVSIGARINFFGPLKLGDVVEFDAQARFEESRKREVKVLGYVKDIKIFEGIFQLVTLEEHIFLAQQKNIQKEAAIRQKKEREEAKANS; encoded by the coding sequence ATGGCAGAAGAAAATATCTATGATACAAAAGACGAATCGCAAATAATCTTACCAGAAGATGAAAACCCACTAAGAAATGAGATCAAAACCGCTCCACTTACAAAGCTAAATTTTAGCGGAACGGCATTTTTACTTGAAAAAAATCACGCAAAGACTAGGTTTTTTACTACGGATGATATGGTGTGCGATACTGAGGGACTTATTCATAGTGGGTTTATTTTTATGGGAGCAAATCATGCTGCACTTTTAGCTATTAATGAAGAATTTTGCGTTAGTATCGGAGCTAGGATAAATTTCTTTGGACCGCTAAAGCTCGGTGATGTAGTAGAATTTGACGCGCAAGCAAGATTTGAAGAGAGCAGAAAAAGGGAAGTAAAAGTGCTTGGATATGTTAAAGATATAAAAATTTTTGAAGGAATATTTCAACTTGTTACACTTGAAGAGCATATCTTCTTGGCTCAACAAAAAAATATCCAAAAAGAAGCTGCTATAAGGCAAAAAAAAGAGCGAGAAGAAGCTAAGGCAAATAGCTAA
- the kdsB gene encoding 3-deoxy-manno-octulosonate cytidylyltransferase, which produces MIIIPARLASTRFSNKILKEINGVPMFVATALRVSGVDDVAVAVDEPSVLEIAKVHGIKAVLTSKDHQSGTDRINEAAQILGLSESEIIINVQADEPFIEPENIAKFRAFCEQNREKAFMFSCYKKMDDEFADDKNLVKVVTDFEGYALYFSRSRIPFNRSECKSYKAHLGIYGYSVKSLKEFCALMPSSLENTEKLEQLRALENGKKIAMLEVESQSIGIDSEEDYQRALAKFGKK; this is translated from the coding sequence ATGATAATCATCCCAGCTCGCCTTGCTTCAACAAGGTTTAGTAATAAAATTTTAAAAGAGATAAACGGCGTGCCGATGTTTGTGGCGACGGCTCTTAGAGTAAGTGGCGTGGACGATGTGGCGGTTGCTGTGGACGAGCCAAGCGTGCTGGAGATCGCTAAGGTTCACGGCATAAAAGCTGTGCTAACTAGCAAAGATCATCAAAGTGGAACTGATAGGATAAATGAAGCGGCGCAAATTTTGGGGCTAAGCGAGAGTGAGATCATCATAAATGTTCAGGCCGATGAACCATTTATCGAGCCTGAAAATATCGCCAAATTTAGGGCTTTTTGCGAGCAAAATAGGGAAAAAGCCTTTATGTTTTCTTGCTATAAAAAGATGGATGATGAGTTTGCGGATGATAAAAATTTAGTCAAAGTAGTGACTGATTTTGAGGGATATGCACTTTACTTTTCAAGATCAAGGATACCATTTAACAGAAGTGAGTGCAAAAGCTACAAGGCTCACCTTGGCATTTACGGATACAGCGTAAAGAGCCTAAAAGAGTTTTGTGCTCTTATGCCTTCAAGCCTTGAAAATACCGAAAAGCTCGAGCAGCTCCGTGCCCTAGAAAATGGCAAAAAGATAGCGATGCTAGAGGTTGAGAGCCAAAGTATCGGTATCGATAGTGAAGAGGACTACCAAAGAGCGCTAGCTAAATTTGGCAAGAAATAA
- the thrC gene encoding threonine synthase, giving the protein MRLTPTRSVKDEKVKNVNLSTAMLSPSSAHGGLYAPKKLPKITKAKWQELSSISYEKLALHIISLFKFDVPEAFFKKAVKRYASFDDPKHPVIFKKIDKNLYVNELYHGPTRAFKDMALQPFGSLLSQLAKERGEKYLIMCATSGDTGPATLQTFANDENIRVVCLYPDGGTSEVQKLQMQTMQGENLKVFGIKGDFDDAQRALKTLLANDKFKAELKKKRLKLSAANSVNFGRILFQIIYHAYAYANLLKQKALKANESFDIIVPSGNFGNALGAYYAKKMGAKIGKIKIASNANNILTQFFTTGVYDLRDKKLVKTISPAMDILISSNVERLLFDKFGSERSNEFMQSLAKNKFYKLSKQELEALKEDFEASWCDDKECEAYIAKLAKDGYAIDPHTATCFKMVEAGRINVITSTAHWVKFTPSMIKACQIKDTKDEKDALAKTAKILNDSVPSSINSLFSAKILHKNIIKEDEIEKCVLEWIER; this is encoded by the coding sequence ATGAGACTAACACCAACAAGAAGTGTGAAAGATGAAAAGGTAAAAAATGTAAATTTAAGTACAGCCATGCTTAGCCCAAGCTCCGCTCACGGCGGACTTTACGCGCCAAAAAAGTTACCAAAGATCACAAAGGCAAAGTGGCAAGAGCTCTCAAGCATAAGCTACGAAAAGCTCGCACTTCACATCATCTCGCTATTTAAATTTGACGTGCCAGAGGCATTTTTCAAAAAGGCGGTCAAAAGATATGCGAGCTTTGATGATCCAAAGCATCCAGTCATTTTTAAAAAAATAGATAAAAATTTATACGTAAATGAGCTATATCACGGCCCAACTAGGGCATTTAAGGATATGGCGCTTCAGCCTTTTGGCTCGCTTCTTAGCCAGCTTGCAAAAGAGAGAGGCGAAAAATATCTCATCATGTGCGCAACGAGCGGTGACACAGGCCCTGCAACACTTCAAACCTTTGCAAATGACGAAAACATAAGGGTTGTTTGCCTCTATCCAGACGGCGGCACAAGCGAGGTTCAAAAACTGCAAATGCAGACCATGCAGGGTGAAAATTTAAAGGTTTTTGGTATAAAAGGCGACTTTGACGACGCTCAAAGAGCGCTAAAAACGCTACTTGCAAATGATAAATTTAAGGCTGAACTGAAGAAAAAGCGCCTTAAACTAAGCGCGGCAAACTCAGTAAATTTTGGCAGGATACTCTTTCAGATCATCTACCACGCCTACGCCTACGCAAATTTGCTAAAACAAAAGGCGCTTAAGGCAAACGAAAGCTTTGACATCATCGTACCAAGTGGAAATTTTGGTAATGCGCTTGGGGCGTACTACGCTAAAAAAATGGGCGCAAAGATCGGCAAGATCAAGATCGCTTCAAACGCAAACAACATTTTGACGCAGTTTTTTACCACCGGCGTTTACGACCTAAGGGATAAAAAGCTAGTTAAAACGATAAGCCCAGCTATGGATATCTTGATCAGCTCAAACGTCGAGCGCTTGCTATTTGATAAATTTGGCAGCGAAAGAAGCAACGAGTTCATGCAAAGCCTAGCTAAAAATAAATTTTATAAGCTTAGCAAGCAAGAGCTTGAAGCGCTAAAAGAGGACTTTGAGGCTAGCTGGTGCGACGACAAAGAGTGCGAGGCATACATCGCAAAGCTCGCAAAGGATGGCTACGCGATCGATCCACATACGGCAACTTGCTTTAAGATGGTAGAGGCTGGCCGCATAAACGTCATCACATCGACCGCACACTGGGTGAAATTTACGCCAAGTATGATCAAAGCGTGCCAGATCAAAGATACGAAAGACGAAAAAGATGCGCTGGCAAAGACTGCTAAAATCTTAAACGACAGCGTGCCAAGCTCGATAAATTCGCTATTTAGCGCGAAAATTTTACACAAAAATATCATAAAAGAGGACGAGATCGAAAAGTGCGTCCTAGAATGGATCGAGCGATGA
- a CDS encoding HrcA family transcriptional regulator, translating to MSKTNKRDLILNSIIEAYLQDNMPIGSNELGSRMSAAIPASTIRVYFKKLSDEGEITKLHISGGRIPTIAAMRRYWSEIFAISDINLEINDAEGLKKLCDEFELYCMIFGTIDNELLEILNLNDRYTILNFGEDEIVIKFDARMYKFLSNLVGVSLNKLELICSQVGLSELKSKIRELKRTKIYFQENEILAFDMFKDRRFKMVFDPSFSLQMDEKLTFSPMFDENFMGLKFSANYLGNEAQMICAGSIYTDYVKFINLIKEAA from the coding sequence GTGAGTAAAACAAATAAACGTGATTTGATACTAAATTCTATCATCGAGGCTTATTTGCAGGACAATATGCCTATTGGTTCAAATGAGCTTGGTTCTCGTATGAGCGCAGCTATTCCGGCTTCTACGATACGCGTTTATTTCAAAAAGCTTTCAGATGAGGGCGAGATTACAAAGCTTCACATTAGTGGCGGTCGGATCCCAACAATTGCAGCGATGAGAAGATATTGGAGTGAAATTTTTGCTATAAGCGATATAAATTTAGAGATAAATGATGCCGAAGGGCTGAAAAAGCTATGTGATGAATTTGAACTTTATTGTATGATTTTTGGCACAATCGATAATGAATTGCTAGAAATTTTAAATTTAAATGATAGATATACGATCTTAAATTTTGGCGAAGATGAGATCGTTATTAAATTTGATGCTAGGATGTATAAATTTTTAAGTAATCTTGTTGGAGTTAGTTTAAACAAGCTTGAGCTTATCTGCTCTCAAGTTGGCTTAAGCGAACTAAAAAGTAAAATAAGAGAGCTTAAAAGGACTAAAATTTACTTCCAAGAAAACGAAATTTTAGCCTTTGATATGTTTAAGGATAGACGTTTTAAGATGGTTTTTGACCCAAGTTTTAGCTTACAAATGGATGAGAAACTTACATTTTCTCCTATGTTTGATGAAAATTTTATGGGCCTCAAATTTAGTGCGAACTATCTTGGCAACGAAGCACAGATGATCTGTGCTGGCAGTATTTATACTGATTATGTGAAATTTATAAATCTAATAAAGGAGGCTGCGTGA
- a CDS encoding major outer membrane protein — protein sequence MKITKVSLAALVALGAFSSVASATPLEEAIKNVDLSGFARYRYTNDHFKNSDKSDTQKSSIGNHAFRMVTSFKAAIDDNFFGVLTLRYAPETTDGSGDNIGRKFSNKYQVTSTGNGADKTDTTSSFTVYEMYLGYKVANTTITAGKQLIKTFYDDGELAGTGLKVVSTDIPGLTLTAAAYDALASDQDNDGPLVGRIVEGKDGSKFNDAPGNLYYLGVAGSYDPVSFKAAIANLQEIATLYGAEAGVSFNVTDDVNLNLKGQFVHNDSDHKDVADANFWAIQAGTKLFGAKLNAGYLDFDAKNKDNNKWSFVSIESNGQLINPTKILNGVMSGGKQYYNNIKGNNDYWFVNAGYDIDKFGFGAGYTQGKGYSWDLGKERAKRSEWSLDTSYKYSKKLTFLSWYAAAKDKKDGVSFKQDRIRFEAKYSF from the coding sequence ATGAAAATTACAAAAGTTAGCTTAGCTGCTTTGGTTGCTTTAGGTGCATTTTCAAGCGTTGCAAGTGCAACTCCACTTGAAGAAGCTATAAAAAATGTAGATCTTTCAGGATTTGCAAGATATCGTTATACAAATGATCACTTTAAAAATAGTGACAAATCAGATACACAAAAATCAAGCATAGGAAACCATGCTTTTAGAATGGTTACATCATTTAAAGCTGCTATCGATGATAACTTCTTTGGCGTTTTAACACTAAGATATGCCCCAGAAACAACTGATGGATCTGGTGATAATATTGGTCGTAAATTCAGTAATAAATACCAAGTGACATCTACTGGAAATGGTGCAGATAAAACAGATACAACTAGTTCATTCACAGTATATGAAATGTATCTAGGCTACAAAGTAGCTAATACTACCATTACAGCTGGTAAACAACTTATAAAAACTTTTTATGATGATGGCGAGCTAGCCGGTACTGGTCTAAAAGTAGTAAGTACTGATATACCAGGCCTTACTTTGACTGCTGCTGCTTATGATGCTTTAGCAAGTGACCAAGATAATGATGGTCCTTTGGTTGGCAGAATAGTAGAAGGCAAAGACGGTAGTAAATTTAATGATGCTCCAGGTAACCTTTACTATTTAGGTGTAGCTGGTAGCTATGATCCAGTATCATTTAAGGCTGCAATTGCTAACCTTCAAGAGATAGCAACACTCTATGGTGCTGAAGCTGGTGTTAGCTTTAATGTAACTGATGATGTAAACCTAAACCTAAAAGGTCAATTTGTCCATAACGACTCAGATCACAAAGATGTAGCCGATGCAAATTTCTGGGCTATCCAAGCTGGCACAAAACTATTTGGTGCTAAACTTAACGCTGGCTACTTAGACTTTGATGCTAAAAACAAAGATAATAATAAATGGTCATTTGTTTCAATTGAATCAAATGGTCAACTAATCAACCCAACTAAGATCTTAAATGGTGTAATGAGTGGTGGTAAGCAATACTACAATAACATCAAGGGTAATAACGACTACTGGTTTGTTAATGCTGGATATGATATAGATAAATTTGGTTTTGGTGCCGGATATACTCAAGGTAAAGGTTATAGCTGGGATCTTGGCAAAGAGAGAGCAAAAAGAAGTGAATGGTCTCTTGACACTAGCTACAAGTACAGCAAAAAACTTACATTCCTTTCTTGGTATGCAGCCGCTAAGGACAAGAAGGATGGCGTAAGCTTTAAGCAAGACCGTATAAGATTTGAAGCAAAATATAGCTTCTAA
- the cmoB gene encoding tRNA 5-methoxyuridine(34)/uridine 5-oxyacetic acid(34) synthase CmoB yields the protein MDLSKFNEQQKQIYNRIENLANFDCELELKDSVNVKFKNLDQAKKDEIYDLALSLKPWRKGPFLLDDIYIDSEWQSFIKFNILTPHLNLAGKSVADVGCNNGYYMFKMLEYAPKSITGFDPSVHTYLQFKFLNKFIRSNIAYELLGVENLPEYGAKFDTIFCLGVIYHRSDPIKMLKELKTALNPGGELFLDTMYIDMEGDFALSPKDRYLKIPNIYFVPTLSALQNWCERAKFRDFTLLDTKATDLNEQRKTQWIDGESLGNFLDPDDNTKTIEGYPAPKRAYVRVKI from the coding sequence TTTGACTGCGAGCTTGAGCTAAAAGATAGTGTAAATGTGAAATTTAAAAATTTAGACCAAGCCAAAAAAGATGAAATTTATGACCTCGCCCTTAGCCTAAAGCCTTGGCGAAAAGGGCCATTTTTACTTGATGATATATATATAGATAGTGAGTGGCAAAGTTTTATTAAATTTAATATCCTCACCCCACACCTAAATTTAGCTGGCAAAAGCGTGGCTGATGTGGGTTGTAATAATGGCTATTATATGTTTAAGATGCTTGAATATGCCCCAAAAAGCATAACCGGCTTTGATCCTAGTGTGCATACATATTTGCAGTTTAAATTTTTAAACAAATTTATCCGCTCAAATATTGCTTATGAGCTTCTTGGCGTTGAGAACTTGCCTGAGTATGGAGCTAAATTTGATACGATTTTTTGTCTTGGAGTGATATATCACAGAAGTGATCCTATCAAGATGCTAAAAGAGCTAAAAACTGCGCTAAATCCTGGTGGTGAGCTATTTTTAGATACTATGTATATTGATATGGAGGGCGACTTTGCGCTAAGTCCAAAGGATAGATACTTAAAAATTCCAAATATCTATTTTGTGCCGACACTCTCGGCACTTCAAAACTGGTGCGAGAGAGCTAAATTTAGGGATTTTACCTTGCTTGATACAAAGGCTACTGATCTAAATGAGCAGCGAAAAACGCAGTGGATAGATGGCGAGAGTCTTGGAAATTTCTTAGACCCAGACGATAATACAAAGACCATCGAGGGCTACCCAGCGCCAAAAAGAGCATATGTTAGAGTTAAAATTTAA
- a CDS encoding tetraacyldisaccharide 4'-kinase translates to MFKKLNIFLHAWANDYFFRPNFFQILLAFLLLPLSFIYFLIVIFKKFTARKIDFGIKIISVGNLTLGGSGKTPLCVAIAKNFEGAFIILRGYKRKSKGMQVVARNGEILLDVVASGDEAMIYATSLKNANVIVSEDRKVAIGYAKKHGAKYILLDDGFSKFDIAKFEILVRPNPEPKLKLCLPSGAYRYPFSFYKFGDFIASEGQTHFRKSEILNKTKSMVLVTAIANPARLEAFFSECVGQVFFPDHYDFSKDELSEILQSYSATSLLMTQKDYVKAKDFGLRVSLITLEVTLSEEFKKVLAQQI, encoded by the coding sequence GTGTTTAAGAAATTAAATATTTTCTTGCATGCTTGGGCGAACGATTACTTCTTTCGCCCAAATTTCTTTCAAATTTTACTAGCATTTTTACTTTTGCCACTAAGTTTTATCTATTTTCTTATTGTTATTTTTAAGAAATTTACTGCTAGAAAAATAGACTTTGGCATAAAGATAATAAGTGTGGGAAATTTGACACTTGGAGGAAGTGGTAAGACCCCGCTTTGCGTGGCAATTGCTAAAAATTTCGAGGGAGCTTTTATCATTCTTAGAGGCTATAAAAGAAAGAGCAAAGGCATGCAGGTTGTCGCTCGTAATGGCGAAATTTTACTTGACGTAGTAGCAAGTGGCGATGAGGCGATGATATACGCCACAAGCCTTAAAAACGCAAATGTGATAGTAAGCGAAGATAGAAAAGTAGCTATAGGCTACGCTAAAAAGCATGGCGCAAAGTATATCTTACTGGATGATGGATTTTCTAAATTTGACATAGCCAAATTTGAGATCTTGGTGCGCCCAAACCCTGAGCCAAAGCTTAAGCTTTGCCTGCCAAGCGGAGCTTATAGGTATCCGTTTAGCTTTTATAAATTTGGCGATTTTATCGCTAGTGAAGGACAAACTCACTTTAGAAAGAGTGAAATTTTAAATAAAACCAAAAGCATGGTGCTAGTTACAGCCATAGCAAACCCAGCCCGCCTTGAAGCGTTTTTTAGCGAGTGCGTAGGGCAGGTCTTTTTTCCTGATCACTACGACTTTTCAAAAGATGAGCTAAGTGAAATTTTGCAAAGTTACAGTGCGACCTCGCTTTTGATGACGCAAAAGGACTATGTAAAGGCAAAGGATTTTGGGCTGAGGGTATCGCTTATAACGCTTGAAGTTACGCTAAGTGAAGAGTTTAAAAAGGTTTTGGCGCAACAAATTTAA
- a CDS encoding NAD+ synthase → MKEYQKIEETLVLSLKDKTKDKNLLLGVSGGIDSAVVATLCARAKPNETHALIMPTASSNRQNMDDALNLCEKLNIKYKVLSIEGILNAFYETIDVNLSNLRKGNLAARVRMSLLYDYSSSINALVIGTSNKSELMLGYGTIFGDLACAINPIGELYKSEIFEFAKHLGVDKNFINKAPSADLWDGQSDEGDIGYSYAVIDEILENLENNKEQVIKKFGLKAVSDIENRVVSNRFKRQMPLIVKI, encoded by the coding sequence ATGAAGGAGTATCAAAAGATCGAAGAAACTTTAGTTTTAAGCTTAAAAGATAAAACTAAAGATAAAAATTTGTTGTTGGGTGTTAGTGGAGGTATTGATTCTGCTGTAGTAGCGACTTTGTGTGCAAGAGCAAAACCAAATGAAACTCATGCACTCATCATGCCAACAGCATCATCAAACAGACAAAATATGGACGATGCCTTAAATTTATGCGAAAAACTAAACATAAAATATAAGGTTTTATCCATAGAGGGCATTTTAAATGCCTTTTACGAAACGATAGATGTAAATTTGAGCAATTTAAGAAAAGGGAATTTAGCAGCTAGAGTTAGAATGAGCTTGCTTTATGATTATTCATCTAGTATAAACGCTCTAGTTATCGGAACAAGCAACAAAAGTGAGCTTATGCTTGGATACGGTACGATATTTGGGGATTTAGCATGTGCGATAAATCCTATCGGAGAGCTTTACAAAAGTGAAATTTTTGAATTTGCAAAACATCTTGGGGTTGATAAAAATTTTATCAACAAAGCACCTTCGGCTGATTTGTGGGATGGTCAAAGTGACGAAGGTGACATAGGTTACAGTTATGCTGTTATTGATGAGATTTTAGAAAATTTAGAAAATAACAAGGAGCAAGTCATCAAAAAGTTCGGATTAAAAGCAGTATCGGATATAGAAAATAGAGTTGTTTCAAACAGGTTTAAACGACAAATGCCGTTGATAGTGAAAATTTAA
- a CDS encoding DNA-binding protein encodes MIETSDIFNLLHNAVEAKNIGKKISQAKMAEELGVPMRTYQDWRLGNSKPQAAAAVCKLLCELDDDEILFVINKMRKLLGK; translated from the coding sequence ATGATTGAAACAAGTGATATATTTAATTTGCTTCACAATGCAGTTGAGGCAAAAAATATCGGTAAGAAAATTTCACAAGCAAAAATGGCAGAAGAGCTTGGTGTACCAATGAGAACATATCAAGATTGGAGGCTTGGCAACTCAAAGCCACAAGCTGCTGCTGCAGTTTGCAAACTTCTTTGTGAGCTTGACGACGATGAAATATTATTTGTTATCAATAAGATGAGAAAGTTATTAGGAAAATAG
- a CDS encoding DegT/DnrJ/EryC1/StrS family aminotransferase produces the protein MREIPFYRPTITERESELIEEALHSENTTNIVARFEEKLKEYFGAKFVVTTNNIAAAHHLALSALDTKRGDKVICSINAFPSIAQAVRHFDAEPIFVDVDEEDFNICPDALEKVLKEQNHKKLKCAFISHIAGQSARMDEITAICEKYGVKILDDANRGMGLTYNGKKVGSDSFLSCFQTHSRVQNPISTVGFFTTNDEEIYKRAKLLRNYALVNGIDKFGSLSYIYDVVDIGLKYDINSINAAFSIAQLERTDKLIQRRQEIAKIYDKELGECHNITIPVKKREHIYTQYIIKINKNRDGFARELLEHGIHTSLHYIPIHLLSYYKNKYSLKVNDFPNALKNYQQVLSLPIYHSLSDEEVQYICSKVKEISKTRV, from the coding sequence ATGAGAGAGATTCCGTTTTATAGACCAACTATCACTGAGCGTGAAAGTGAGCTTATTGAGGAGGCTTTGCACTCTGAAAATACTACTAATATCGTTGCTAGATTTGAAGAGAAGTTAAAAGAGTATTTTGGTGCAAAATTTGTAGTTACCACAAATAATATCGCAGCCGCACATCACTTGGCACTAAGCGCGCTTGACACTAAACGCGGAGATAAGGTCATTTGCTCCATAAATGCTTTTCCTAGCATTGCACAAGCTGTTAGACATTTTGATGCTGAACCTATTTTTGTGGATGTTGATGAAGAAGATTTTAACATCTGCCCAGACGCCCTTGAGAAAGTGCTAAAAGAGCAAAATCATAAAAAATTAAAATGTGCTTTTATCTCTCATATCGCAGGTCAAAGTGCCAGGATGGACGAGATAACGGCTATTTGTGAGAAATACGGTGTAAAAATTTTAGATGATGCAAACCGCGGTATGGGACTAACATACAATGGTAAAAAGGTTGGTTCAGACTCCTTTTTGTCATGCTTTCAAACACATTCTCGTGTACAAAATCCTATATCAACGGTTGGATTTTTTACGACAAACGATGAGGAAATTTATAAAAGAGCAAAACTACTTCGCAACTATGCCCTTGTAAATGGCATTGATAAATTCGGTAGTTTGAGTTATATTTATGATGTCGTAGATATTGGCTTAAAGTATGATATAAACTCGATAAATGCAGCATTTTCTATTGCGCAACTAGAAAGAACAGATAAGCTCATACAAAGAAGACAAGAGATCGCAAAAATTTATGATAAAGAGCTTGGTGAGTGCCACAATATAACGATCCCTGTCAAAAAACGCGAGCACATTTATACTCAGTATATTATTAAGATAAATAAAAATCGTGATGGCTTTGCTAGAGAGCTTTTGGAACACGGCATTCACACATCATTGCACTACATACCGATACATTTACTAAGCTATTACAAAAACAAATACTCGCTTAAAGTAAATGATTTTCCAAATGCTTTAAAAAATTATCAGCAAGTGTTGTCACTGCCTATTTATCATAGTTTGAGTGACGAAGAGGTGCAATACATCTGCAGCAAAGTAAAAGAAATTTCTAAAACTCGTGTTTAA
- a CDS encoding MBL fold metallo-hydrolase, whose product MRVIHKSFGDFDTNCYIVTKNNSSLVIDPGDGAKEWVLQNAKNLKAILCTHGHFDHIFDVSELKNELEIPVYINKFDAFMCESDIFGYMKNTFTPDVLVDNDENFNIDDFCIKFHHFPGHTPGCSMIEIDDTMFSGDFLFRGSIGRWDFPFSDKNEMLKSLGKCKNLKGNFTLYPGHGESSTLKAEQNNIGYWIGIVKNS is encoded by the coding sequence ATGAGAGTAATACACAAAAGTTTTGGAGATTTTGACACTAATTGTTACATCGTTACAAAAAATAATTCATCTTTAGTGATAGATCCAGGAGACGGGGCAAAAGAATGGGTTTTGCAAAATGCTAAAAATTTAAAAGCTATCCTTTGCACTCACGGGCACTTTGATCATATCTTTGACGTGAGCGAGCTAAAAAATGAGCTAGAAATTCCAGTTTATATTAATAAATTTGATGCTTTCATGTGCGAGAGTGACATTTTTGGTTATATGAAAAATACTTTTACTCCAGATGTTTTGGTTGATAATGATGAAAATTTTAACATTGATGATTTTTGCATCAAATTTCATCATTTTCCAGGACATACACCAGGCTGCTCGATGATAGAGATAGATGACACGATGTTTAGTGGGGATTTTTTATTTAGAGGGAGCATAGGACGCTGGGATTTTCCTTTTTCAGATAAAAATGAAATGTTAAAAAGTCTAGGAAAATGTAAAAATTTAAAAGGTAACTTCACGCTTTATCCAGGGCACGGAGAAAGTAGTACACTAAAGGCCGAGCAAAACAATATTGGTTATTGGATAGGTATAGTAAAAAATAGCTAA
- the grpE gene encoding nucleotide exchange factor GrpE: MSEEVKEQNLPEVEPVQELANDSVNLDALGDISKVEKLEKELGEITDKYYRANAEFENIKKRYEKEKTDVASYANEKFARDLLPVIDALEIAANFDPEDDEFAKKIKEGILITINQFKKCFEKHGVSEIATDTEFDPNVHNAVLRVDSEEKQSGQIVQALQKGYMINGRVLRPAMVSVAN, from the coding sequence GTGAGCGAAGAGGTAAAAGAGCAAAACCTACCTGAGGTTGAGCCTGTGCAAGAACTAGCTAATGATAGTGTAAATTTGGACGCACTTGGCGATATTTCAAAGGTTGAAAAACTTGAAAAAGAGCTCGGGGAGATAACTGATAAATATTATAGAGCAAATGCTGAGTTTGAAAATATCAAAAAGCGTTATGAAAAAGAAAAGACAGACGTTGCAAGCTATGCAAATGAGAAATTTGCTAGGGACTTGCTACCAGTCATCGATGCTCTTGAGATCGCTGCAAATTTTGATCCAGAGGATGATGAATTTGCTAAAAAGATCAAAGAGGGTATTTTGATAACTATAAATCAGTTTAAAAAATGCTTTGAAAAGCATGGCGTGAGCGAGATCGCAACTGATACCGAGTTTGATCCAAATGTACATAATGCTGTTTTAAGGGTCGATAGCGAGGAGAAGCAAAGCGGTCAGATCGTGCAAGCTTTACAAAAAGGCTATATGATAAATGGTAGGGTTTTGCGCCCAGCTATGGTCAGTGTGGCAAACTAA
- the cutA gene encoding divalent cation tolerance protein CutA: protein MRILITSVAKKKEAKKLSKKLVKKGLTACVSSFSAKSVYIWQGKLCDEKEQILLIKTDVKFKKVAKFIRKYHSYKTPEILALKPKEVFKKYETWIKKSTKKGKK, encoded by the coding sequence ATGAGAATTTTAATCACCTCAGTCGCAAAGAAAAAAGAGGCAAAAAAACTAAGTAAAAAGCTCGTGAAAAAGGGCCTTACAGCTTGCGTGAGTAGCTTTAGTGCAAAAAGCGTATATATCTGGCAAGGGAAGCTTTGTGATGAAAAAGAGCAAATTTTACTCATAAAAACGGACGTGAAATTTAAAAAAGTAGCTAAATTTATAAGAAAGTACCACAGCTACAAAACACCAGAAATTTTGGCACTTAAGCCAAAAGAGGTTTTTAAAAAATACGAAACTTGGATAAAAAAATCAACCAAAAAAGGTAAAAAATGA